One part of the Xanthocytophaga agilis genome encodes these proteins:
- a CDS encoding 7-carboxy-7-deazaguanine synthase QueE → MITPSPLSISLQSDIQESKLPLMEAFYTIQGEGFHQGRAAYFIRLGGCDVGCIWCDVKESWDASLHPQISIEAIVSQALTFPGRLAVITGGEPLMYNLDHLTESLRKAGFQTNIETSGAYPVSGHWDWICFSPKKFKPSHPSIFAKAHELKVIVYNKSDFKFAEDYASKVNSSCQLFLQPEWSKSSQMLPLIIEYIKTNPQWRISLQTHKYMDIP, encoded by the coding sequence ATGATCACTCCTTCTCCCCTATCTATCTCCCTGCAATCTGACATCCAAGAATCAAAGCTACCCTTGATGGAAGCATTTTATACTATCCAGGGAGAAGGATTTCATCAGGGAAGAGCGGCCTATTTCATCCGGCTAGGAGGTTGTGATGTGGGTTGTATATGGTGTGATGTCAAAGAAAGCTGGGATGCATCTCTACACCCACAAATCTCTATTGAGGCTATTGTATCGCAAGCACTTACGTTTCCAGGCAGATTAGCAGTCATCACAGGGGGCGAACCTCTGATGTACAATCTGGATCATCTTACAGAATCTCTCAGAAAAGCAGGCTTTCAGACTAATATTGAAACTTCTGGCGCTTATCCTGTATCCGGACATTGGGATTGGATTTGTTTTTCGCCCAAAAAGTTCAAACCTTCTCACCCTAGTATCTTTGCCAAAGCTCATGAATTAAAAGTCATTGTGTATAACAAATCCGACTTTAAATTTGCCGAGGACTATGCATCTAAGGTAAACTCATCTTGTCAGCTTTTTTTGCAACCTGAATGGAGCAAGTCTTCTCAGATGCTACCTCTTATTATTGAATACATCAAGACCAATCCTCAATGGCGTATATCCTTACAAACACATAAGTATATGGATATACCTTAA